In Lachnospiraceae bacterium, the DNA window TCAGTTTACTTTTGATGCAGCAGATCGCAGAGTTGTTTTTAATGATATTTATGGGCTATGTGATCGTAAAAGCAGGGCTTTTGAAGGGGGAAGACAGCAAGGTTATATCAAAGATCGTTTTGTATCTGATCATTCCCTGTGTTATCATCAATGCGTTCCAGGTGGATTATACCAGTGAGAAGGTACAGGGGCTTTTGCTGGCCTTTGCAGCCTCTGTTATGCTGCAGGTGGTATTACTTGTCATTGTGTGGACAGCAGGCCATCTGATGGGCTTAAATGAGGTTGAAAAGGCATCTGTGTATTATTCTAATGCTGGAAATCTGATCATGCCTATTGTGACCTTTGTACTGGGCCAGGAATGGGTGCTGTATGGCTGCGTGTTTATGAGTGTACAGCTGGTATTTGTGTGGAGTCATGGAAAAAGCGTATTAAGTATGGAAAAGGGCATTGACTGGAGAAAGATAATTTTTAATATTAATATGATCGCTGTATTTGCGGGAGTGGTGTTGTTTTTCACAAAGATCCGCCTGCCGCAGATAGTAAACCATACATTAGGCTCGGTGGGAAGCATGCTTGGACCGGCAAGTATGATCGTAACGGGAATGCTGATCGCAGAAATGAGCTTAAAAAGTATTTTTACCAATGGAAGGATCTATTTTATTACGTTTTTACGTCTGGTGGCTGTTCCGGGGATCGCATTGCTGTTGTTAAAGGTCAGCGGACTTGTAAATGGCAGTCCGGACGGAAAGAAGATTCTGCTGATCGTATTTCTGGCAGTGATCACGCCCTCTGCTTCAACAGTTACCCAGATGTGCCAGGTATATGGAAATGATTCTAAATATGCCAGCGCAGTGAATGTTATGACTACGCTGCTGGCTATTGTGACCATGCCGCTTATGGTGGTGTTATTCCAGATGTGGATGTAATGAGTCCAAGAGAAAAACAAGCGGCTGCGAAGCAGACATTTGTTTTTCCTGGACTATTAACGAAGGTCCCGCCTGGGGTAGCAGGCAGTAGAGCGCGAAGCGCGGGGGTCGTGAGTAAAAAACGAAAAGACCAGGTACTGGGGATACCTGGTCTTTTCTGTATACATATGTGTATAAAGGGGGGATAAAATGTTTGTGTGAAAGGGGGAGGACCCTTTCGGTTTTCTCTTGTTTACGTTGCCTATTATATATCTGGTACATTGTAAAAACCATTGTAATGTGCGTAAAGAATATTGCAAATCGCACAAGTTTTGATAAAATGAATCTGGGACCCACCAAAAACATGAGTAAGCAGCCATTTTTGAAGAAAAATGAGCAGATTATTGAGGGAGAACATGTATCAGGAAGACAGTTTTAAAACAAGACAGGTAGTGTATGCCCATACTCGCAGTGATGAGGCAGATATGGAGTATAAGATGCACTGCCACAACAGTTATGAGATCTACTACATGGTAAAAGGGAATGTGGAATATTTTTTAGAGGGAACTTCTTATATACCGAAGCCGGGAAGCCTGCTGATCATCCCGCCAAGCTGCTTTCACGGGTTGCGGGTGCTGGATGGCAGCGAGTATCACAGGATCC includes these proteins:
- a CDS encoding AEC family transporter, with protein sequence MEISLLLMQQIAELFLMIFMGYVIVKAGLLKGEDSKVISKIVLYLIIPCVIINAFQVDYTSEKVQGLLLAFAASVMLQVVLLVIVWTAGHLMGLNEVEKASVYYSNAGNLIMPIVTFVLGQEWVLYGCVFMSVQLVFVWSHGKSVLSMEKGIDWRKIIFNINMIAVFAGVVLFFTKIRLPQIVNHTLGSVGSMLGPASMIVTGMLIAEMSLKSIFTNGRIYFITFLRLVAVPGIALLLLKVSGLVNGSPDGKKILLIVFLAVITPSASTVTQMCQVYGNDSKYASAVNVMTTLLAIVTMPLMVVLFQMWM